A stretch of DNA from Bacteroidota bacterium:
CTTGATACAGCTTTTGAGCAAGATTGGAGAAAATACATAGGAAAAACAGGACTTGAAAGTTTTAATGACATAGTTACCACAGATTTTACTTACATAGCTGTGGGGCAGTGCAACACAAGAGGCGAAGGATATGAAGATATGTATGTTGTACACCTCGATTCCTTTGGAGACACAATTTTACACGAAACCTTTGGAGGCGATTCTGTGGATTATGGCTTTGCTACTGCAAGGTTTCCGGGGATGCCATTAGTTTATTTTGCCGGATATAACACGAGTTATGGGATTGAGGAAAGTGGAAATGCCTATGTGGGTGCATCATTAGCCATTAACATCTTTGATTATACCGACAACTGTAAAGTTTCTAGAGTTTTATGGGTTAATAATGTTATTGAGGGCAGGGATAATAATTCAGGATTAATGATTAAAGGAATACTTGGTGACGATACAAAAGAGAATAAATTAATAACATTTGCAATAAAAAATGAAATAAATGTACTTGCATTATTTAGTCTGGGTTTTATTTTTGACGATAGAAATATACAATATCAATACATAAGGGAGGATAAAGAACTTTATAAAGGCTATCTTGAAGACTTTATTGAAAAATGTAACAAGAAAGGGATTCTATGTGGAATGGTTACTGATAAAACAGTATCAGCAATGATGGATGCCGCACAATTTAACCAAGATTATTTTAACTATTTCAGGTCAGCAAAACTTGATTTTCAAATATTGGAACATGAGTATTGGAATGCACAAAACTTGAAAACATTAGATTATGTAAATCCACCAACAGAACCTGAAAAAATGGATGGTCATTTTGTAGATATATGGGACGACCATAAATTATTGCTTACAACTTTAAACAATTATTGTGTTAAGAATGCAAATTTTTGGGCTGTTTACGATTACCTTGGATTCTTTTATCATCGATGGGATGGAGTAGTCAATAATATTGACTATAATGGATATGATCATGACAACCTTTCTGTACAAAACTCAAAAGCACAATGGTTGGAACAAAATACAGATGGTATTTTTCTTCATTATTATACCAACTACCAATATAACAATGGTCTTGATTTTCTTAACAGTAATGTTTCTTCTTCCAGTCTGGTTGATAGGTTTGTTGAGCGTTTAAGCCTATTGGGTCAACAAAACAATAAGACAAATGTTTTTCCTATTTTTTCTGCTGAATATTATAAGTCAAGTGAAGATAACTGTGGTGAAGATCCTGATAGTGATTATCTTGGGAAATATCTTGATGGACCTGATGCAAATACAGGAACATATATAGGACATAACTTAAGGTCAGTTGAAGAAGAATATGTTGACCAACATGCTGATATGTACAATGATGTATCCTATGATTATATTCAAAATGTAAATCTTGCTTGTTTCAGTTGGTTTAAATATAGTTGTGTTGAAGATAAAGAGTTTTATTTACATCAAAATACTTATGATAATACCTTGCTTGATTGTCCTGATTTTACCGATTGGGTAATCGGGATCGAAGAATTAAATCTTAAAAGTCACAGTCATGTTTTTAAAGTTTATCCTAATCCTTCAAATTCAACAATTACAATTATAAGCAATTCAAATATTGAGATTTTAAGAATAAAGTTATATAATTCATTAGGGGAACTGATTTTTATGCAATTACCTAATTCGAAAATTACGTTTGT
This window harbors:
- a CDS encoding T9SS type A sorting domain-containing protein; this translates as LDTAFEQDWRKYIGKTGLESFNDIVTTDFTYIAVGQCNTRGEGYEDMYVVHLDSFGDTILHETFGGDSVDYGFATARFPGMPLVYFAGYNTSYGIEESGNAYVGASLAINIFDYTDNCKVSRVLWVNNVIEGRDNNSGLMIKGILGDDTKENKLITFAIKNEINVLALFSLGFIFDDRNIQYQYIREDKELYKGYLEDFIEKCNKKGILCGMVTDKTVSAMMDAAQFNQDYFNYFRSAKLDFQILEHEYWNAQNLKTLDYVNPPTEPEKMDGHFVDIWDDHKLLLTTLNNYCVKNANFWAVYDYLGFFYHRWDGVVNNIDYNGYDHDNLSVQNSKAQWLEQNTDGIFLHYYTNYQYNNGLDFLNSNVSSSSLVDRFVERLSLLGQQNNKTNVFPIFSAEYYKSSEDNCGEDPDSDYLGKYLDGPDANTGTYIGHNLRSVEEEYVDQHADMYNDVSYDYIQNVNLACFSWFKYSCVEDKEFYLHQNTYDNTLLDCPDFTDWVIGIEELNLKSHSHVFKVYPNPSNSTITIISNSNIEILRIKLYNSLGELIFMQLPNSKITFVETNNLKKGIYLLHIKTENNSEIHKLIKK